Proteins encoded in a region of the Rhodococcus sp. SBT000017 genome:
- a CDS encoding aspartate aminotransferase family protein, protein MTASTRTHLSPALKQATPIVVDHGKGSWIVGTDGRKYLDFTTGIGVTSTGHCHPRVVEAAREQVGKIIHAQYTTVMHQPLLALTDKLGEVLPAGLDSVFYANSGSEAVEASIRLARMATGRPNIIAFHGGFHGRTVAAASLTTAGTKFRSGFSPIMGGVHIAPFPYAFRYGWDMDTAVAFALKELDYLLMTMSSPADTAAFIIEPVLGDGGYLPTPPEFLEGLRERADTHGIVLIVDEVQAGVGRTGKFWGHQHSTITPDIVITAKGLASGFPISAIAASTELMGKAWPGSQGGTYGGNAVAAAAGVATLDVVREEGLVANAAAQGRVLLDGLLALKSEHSAIGDARGLGLMQALEFVDSAGNPDAAAALRVQQGAIDEGLLLLTCGALGNVVRIIPALIVSDDEMRQGLDALSRTLKNVL, encoded by the coding sequence ATGACAGCGTCGACTCGCACCCACCTCAGCCCGGCACTCAAGCAGGCGACCCCGATCGTCGTCGATCACGGAAAGGGCAGCTGGATCGTCGGCACGGACGGGCGCAAGTACCTCGACTTCACCACCGGGATCGGCGTGACCAGCACCGGACACTGCCATCCGCGCGTGGTGGAGGCTGCCCGCGAGCAGGTGGGCAAGATCATCCACGCGCAGTACACGACCGTCATGCATCAGCCACTGCTGGCGCTGACCGACAAGCTCGGCGAGGTACTACCGGCCGGGCTGGACAGCGTCTTCTACGCCAACTCCGGCTCCGAGGCCGTCGAGGCATCGATTCGGTTGGCGCGCATGGCGACCGGACGGCCCAACATCATCGCCTTCCACGGAGGGTTCCACGGACGCACGGTGGCGGCTGCGTCGTTGACCACCGCGGGCACCAAGTTCCGCTCCGGCTTCTCGCCGATCATGGGCGGTGTGCACATCGCGCCGTTCCCGTACGCCTTCCGGTACGGCTGGGACATGGACACCGCAGTGGCTTTCGCGCTCAAGGAACTCGACTACCTGCTGATGACGATGTCCAGCCCCGCCGATACCGCCGCGTTCATCATCGAACCGGTACTCGGTGACGGTGGTTATCTGCCCACGCCTCCGGAGTTTCTCGAGGGACTCCGCGAACGCGCGGACACCCACGGGATCGTCCTCATCGTCGACGAGGTGCAAGCAGGCGTGGGACGCACCGGAAAGTTCTGGGGCCACCAGCATTCGACGATCACACCCGACATCGTCATCACCGCAAAAGGTCTGGCCAGTGGATTTCCCATCTCGGCGATCGCGGCATCGACCGAGTTGATGGGCAAGGCGTGGCCCGGATCGCAGGGCGGCACGTACGGCGGCAATGCCGTCGCCGCTGCGGCGGGTGTCGCGACGCTCGACGTCGTGCGTGAGGAAGGTCTGGTCGCCAACGCCGCCGCGCAGGGCCGAGTTCTGCTCGACGGCCTCCTCGCACTGAAGTCCGAGCACTCGGCCATCGGTGATGCACGTGGACTCGGCTTGATGCAGGCACTCGAATTCGTCGACAGCGCAGGAAATCCCGATGCCGCGGCCGCCCTGCGCGTGCAACAGGGTGCGATCGATGAGGGGCTGTTGCTGCTCACCTGTGGCGCGCTCGGCAACGTGGTCCGGATCATCCCGGCGCTGATCGTGAGCGACGACGAGATGCGGCAGGGCCTCGACGCGTTGTCGCGCACGCTGAAGAACGTGCTGTGA
- a CDS encoding FAD-binding and (Fe-S)-binding domain-containing protein → MQEVRELGIEIDDSTRRLAEYSYDASNYRIPPAAVVFPRSTDDVVSVMALCGAAGVAVIGRGGGTSMAGNAIGRGIVLDFSRHMNRVISVDIDSRTAVVEPGIVISELQRELTARTAGAFTFAPDPSSKTRATVGGAVGNDACGNHSVRYGRTADHTVAMDVVTADGHLLRVTRSGVEAVHSEDAAATDAAERISRELHSLAADNLALFRVELGRIPRQVSGFHLSHLLPENGFDVARALVGSEGTCAVIVSVTVAVVPVPQAALLLCLGYDDVVAAAADVIAILEFSPAAVEGIDDNIAQTMEYRRGPDSVRGLPAGNAWLYVDLDGADTAEVENKAARLLEALGLLGRVKEGRIVTDPADRTALWRVREDGAGLATRLASGVESWGGWEDAAVAPENLSAYLADLNVLLAEHDLTGVMYGHFGAGCMHVRITFDQRTDAGRRVMYDFLRAAARVVVKHGGSLSGEHGDGRARSELLPVMYSPRMLDAFARFKRIWDPRGILNPGSITDPEPMMDNLMLQGIPPREWKTTFDLHQIGTRADLDPFVHATQSCVGVGKCRTASGGVMCPSFRATGDEKDSTRGRARVLQEMVRSSPTVADGWASKDVAESLDLCLSCKACSSDCPVGVDMATYKSEFLDHHYAGRLRPLSHYSLGWLPRWLKVTQRTAPLLNRLLTPRIAALAARLGGLTTERPLPRFASAKELAHEVRIGGGRDAEVVLVVDTFTQGFRPEVAGAAQRVLEDSGRSTECRTDVCCGLTWISTGQLEAARKHLTKAVAALDDGTDRPIVVTEPSCAAAFRKDMPELVPTAAARRVAARVQSFAGAVIDQAAAGWVPSAEVPDSVTVQTHCHEYAVFGNATQRTALASVGIEAVREATGCCGVAGNFGFEARHYELSMAVAEQALAPAVRAAEPDTPILTDGFSCHMQVRQLTGDLTSDASVHLAQILDPRSTKGPRP, encoded by the coding sequence GTGCAGGAAGTGCGCGAACTGGGGATCGAGATCGACGACTCGACTCGGCGGCTAGCCGAGTACTCCTACGACGCCTCGAACTACCGAATTCCGCCTGCCGCTGTGGTTTTTCCGCGCAGCACTGACGATGTTGTTTCAGTTATGGCTCTGTGCGGGGCCGCGGGAGTCGCAGTCATCGGCCGCGGCGGCGGAACGTCCATGGCGGGCAACGCGATCGGCCGCGGAATCGTGCTCGACTTCTCCCGCCACATGAATCGCGTGATCTCGGTGGACATCGACTCGCGAACGGCGGTGGTGGAACCGGGAATCGTGATCTCGGAGTTGCAGCGAGAGTTGACGGCGCGCACTGCTGGAGCATTCACGTTCGCACCCGACCCGTCCAGCAAGACACGCGCGACGGTCGGCGGGGCGGTCGGCAACGACGCGTGCGGCAACCATTCGGTTCGCTACGGCCGAACAGCCGACCACACGGTGGCCATGGACGTGGTGACTGCCGACGGGCACCTACTCCGGGTGACCCGTAGCGGTGTGGAGGCAGTGCATTCGGAGGATGCGGCGGCAACCGATGCGGCCGAACGCATCTCGCGCGAGCTGCACTCGCTCGCGGCCGACAACCTCGCGCTCTTCAGAGTCGAACTGGGCCGCATACCACGCCAGGTCTCCGGATTTCACCTGTCGCATCTGCTGCCCGAGAACGGATTCGACGTCGCTCGTGCACTCGTCGGAAGCGAGGGCACGTGCGCGGTGATCGTCTCGGTCACCGTCGCCGTCGTGCCCGTACCGCAGGCTGCGCTGTTGCTCTGCCTCGGCTACGACGACGTGGTGGCTGCTGCAGCCGACGTGATTGCCATTCTCGAGTTCTCGCCTGCCGCAGTGGAAGGTATCGACGACAACATCGCCCAGACCATGGAGTACCGGCGCGGACCGGACTCCGTCCGCGGTCTGCCTGCGGGAAACGCCTGGCTCTACGTCGACCTCGACGGAGCCGATACCGCCGAGGTGGAGAACAAGGCCGCCCGTCTGCTCGAGGCGCTCGGTCTGCTCGGCCGCGTCAAGGAAGGCCGCATCGTCACCGACCCGGCCGATCGAACAGCGCTCTGGCGAGTGCGCGAGGATGGCGCGGGCCTGGCGACCCGCCTGGCCAGCGGAGTCGAGTCCTGGGGTGGCTGGGAGGACGCCGCCGTCGCACCCGAGAACCTGTCCGCCTATCTCGCGGACCTCAACGTGCTTCTGGCCGAACACGATCTGACCGGCGTGATGTACGGACACTTCGGTGCCGGCTGCATGCACGTGCGCATCACGTTCGATCAGCGCACCGACGCCGGACGACGGGTGATGTACGACTTCCTGCGCGCCGCCGCGCGGGTGGTCGTCAAGCACGGCGGCAGCCTGTCCGGCGAGCACGGCGACGGCAGGGCTCGCTCGGAACTGCTGCCGGTGATGTACTCACCCCGCATGCTCGACGCGTTCGCGCGGTTCAAGCGCATCTGGGATCCGCGCGGGATTCTGAACCCGGGGTCGATCACCGATCCGGAACCGATGATGGACAACCTGATGCTGCAGGGCATCCCACCGCGGGAATGGAAGACCACCTTCGATCTGCACCAGATCGGAACGCGGGCAGATCTGGATCCCTTCGTGCACGCAACTCAGTCGTGCGTCGGCGTCGGCAAATGTCGCACCGCGTCGGGAGGCGTCATGTGCCCCAGTTTTCGCGCGACGGGCGATGAGAAGGATTCGACGCGGGGCCGGGCACGAGTGCTGCAGGAGATGGTGCGAAGCTCGCCGACCGTTGCTGACGGGTGGGCCTCGAAGGATGTGGCCGAATCGCTCGACCTGTGTCTGTCCTGCAAGGCCTGTTCGTCGGATTGTCCGGTCGGAGTGGACATGGCGACGTACAAGTCCGAGTTCCTCGACCATCACTATGCGGGGCGACTGCGTCCGCTCTCGCACTATTCGCTGGGCTGGTTGCCTCGCTGGCTGAAGGTGACGCAGCGAACGGCACCGTTGCTCAACCGTCTGCTCACCCCGCGCATCGCGGCACTGGCGGCTCGACTCGGTGGGCTGACCACCGAGCGGCCGTTGCCGCGCTTCGCGTCGGCCAAGGAGTTGGCTCACGAAGTACGGATCGGCGGCGGCCGCGACGCGGAAGTCGTGTTGGTCGTCGACACGTTCACCCAGGGCTTTCGCCCGGAGGTCGCGGGTGCGGCGCAGCGGGTGCTAGAGGACTCGGGTCGCAGCACCGAATGCCGGACCGACGTGTGCTGCGGTCTGACCTGGATTTCGACGGGCCAGCTCGAGGCCGCCCGCAAGCACCTCACGAAAGCCGTTGCTGCACTGGATGACGGCACCGACCGACCGATCGTCGTCACCGAACCTAGCTGCGCTGCGGCGTTCCGCAAGGACATGCCCGAGCTGGTTCCCACTGCGGCCGCGAGACGGGTCGCGGCGCGGGTGCAGAGTTTCGCGGGCGCGGTGATCGATCAGGCTGCCGCCGGGTGGGTGCCCTCGGCCGAGGTGCCCGATTCGGTGACGGTACAGACGCACTGCCACGAATACGCGGTGTTCGGCAACGCCACTCAGCGCACGGCATTGGCTTCCGTCGGTATCGAGGCGGTACGGGAGGCCACCGGATGTTGCGGGGTCGCAGGGAATTTCGGCTTCGAGGCTCGGCACTACGAGCTGAGCATGGCCGTCGCCGAGCAGGCCCTCGCGCCTGCGGTTCGTGCGGCCGAGCCCGACACCCCGATTCTGACCGACGGATTCTCCTGCCACATGCAGGTGCGTCAACTCACCGGTGACCTGACGAGCGATGCGTCCGTACACCTGGCGCAGATACTCGATCCACGTTCGACGAAAGGACCGCGGCCATGA
- a CDS encoding NAD-dependent succinate-semialdehyde dehydrogenase, translating to MTASSTTSLTRPTITAPTELFIAGAWTPAASDARFDVIDPASGEVIARVADGSIDDAENAMAAAVDAAADWAATPPRARSEILRRAYELIMARSEELAAIITAEMGKPLADARGEVAYGAEFFRWFSEEAVRISGDHTLTGDGKNRIVVTRAPVGPCILVTPWNFPLAMGTRKIGPALAAGCTVVFKPAEQTPLTALALAGILHDAGVPAGVVNVVTTTDASGVVGSWMSSGAARKISFTGSTAVGKILLEQAASTVMRTSMELGGNAPFIVMDDADLARAVDGAMVAKMRNMGEACTAANRFFVHRSVTAQFADKLAERMGALSVGAGSAHGTEVGPLIDDAGRTKVQTLVDDALGRGARAIVGGVAPDGPGYFYPPTVLADVDAASDLMSQEIFGPVAAIVPFDTEDEVIALANDTEWGLVGYVFTQDIDRALRMGERLEVGMVGLNTGLVSNPAAPFGGVKQSGLGREGGKVGIDEFLEYKYFAIPRG from the coding sequence ATGACCGCCAGTTCGACCACCAGCCTCACTCGCCCCACCATCACTGCTCCTACCGAACTGTTCATCGCAGGCGCGTGGACCCCCGCAGCATCCGATGCCCGGTTCGATGTCATCGATCCCGCCAGCGGCGAGGTCATCGCCAGGGTCGCCGACGGCAGCATCGACGATGCCGAGAACGCCATGGCTGCAGCGGTCGACGCCGCCGCCGACTGGGCCGCGACACCGCCGCGTGCACGCAGCGAAATCCTCCGCAGAGCATACGAATTGATCATGGCGCGGTCGGAGGAGCTCGCTGCGATCATCACCGCGGAAATGGGGAAGCCACTGGCCGATGCTCGCGGTGAGGTGGCGTACGGAGCCGAGTTCTTTCGCTGGTTCTCCGAGGAGGCGGTACGCATCTCGGGCGATCACACCCTCACCGGAGATGGGAAGAACCGCATCGTGGTCACCCGCGCACCGGTGGGACCGTGCATTCTCGTCACTCCGTGGAACTTCCCGTTGGCCATGGGCACTCGTAAGATCGGCCCGGCGTTGGCGGCAGGGTGCACCGTGGTGTTCAAGCCGGCCGAGCAAACGCCGCTGACAGCACTGGCTCTGGCCGGGATCCTGCACGATGCGGGTGTTCCGGCGGGAGTGGTCAATGTCGTGACCACCACCGACGCGTCGGGTGTCGTGGGTTCGTGGATGAGTAGCGGTGCGGCTCGCAAGATCAGCTTCACCGGATCGACTGCGGTGGGCAAGATCCTGCTCGAACAAGCTGCATCGACGGTGATGCGCACCTCGATGGAGCTCGGCGGCAACGCACCCTTCATCGTCATGGACGACGCAGATCTCGCGCGTGCCGTGGACGGTGCGATGGTCGCCAAGATGCGCAACATGGGCGAGGCATGCACCGCCGCCAACCGATTCTTCGTACACCGCAGTGTCACAGCGCAGTTCGCGGACAAGCTCGCCGAGCGCATGGGTGCGCTGTCGGTGGGGGCCGGTAGTGCGCACGGCACCGAAGTGGGTCCGCTGATCGACGACGCGGGCCGCACCAAGGTGCAGACACTCGTCGACGACGCCCTCGGGCGCGGTGCACGTGCGATCGTCGGGGGAGTGGCCCCGGACGGACCCGGCTACTTCTACCCGCCGACGGTACTCGCGGACGTCGATGCGGCGTCGGATCTGATGTCACAGGAAATCTTCGGACCGGTGGCAGCAATCGTCCCGTTCGACACCGAGGACGAGGTGATCGCCCTCGCGAACGACACCGAGTGGGGACTGGTCGGATACGTCTTCACCCAGGACATCGACCGGGCTCTGCGGATGGGGGAGCGCCTCGAGGTGGGCATGGTGGGCCTCAACACGGGTCTGGTGTCCAATCCGGCTGCGCCGTTCGGTGGCGTCAAACAGTCCGGACTCGGCCGCGAGGGCGGAAAAGTCGGAATAGACGAGTTTCTGGAGTACAAATACTTCGCCATTCCCCGAGGCTGA
- a CDS encoding GntR family transcriptional regulator, with protein MPSSRRLTPIDARNTSMVIADQIRDRIIDGSYAPGEQINEANVAAELEISRGPVREALQRLNQEGLLVSYRNRGVFVVELSSEDVAEIYESRAAIEVGAAWTLVHGDRARLVSAADELSAIVMQMQPFIDRADWRGLAERDLAFHTALVAATRNSRMSRMYATLAAEARICMANLETAYYRPEALVEEHQLIVDLLLGSDWDALEKGVHEHMDTAIHDLTRAMVEEQAEHSALATPG; from the coding sequence ATGCCCAGTTCGAGACGACTGACGCCCATCGACGCACGCAACACGTCGATGGTCATTGCCGACCAGATTCGCGACCGCATCATCGACGGCTCCTACGCCCCGGGGGAGCAGATCAACGAGGCCAACGTCGCCGCGGAACTCGAGATCTCGCGGGGGCCGGTGCGGGAGGCGTTGCAGCGCCTCAATCAGGAGGGGTTGCTCGTCAGCTACCGGAATCGAGGTGTCTTCGTCGTCGAGCTGAGCAGTGAGGATGTCGCCGAGATCTACGAATCCCGTGCGGCGATCGAGGTCGGTGCCGCGTGGACTCTGGTGCACGGGGATCGCGCGCGCTTGGTCTCGGCTGCCGATGAGCTCTCGGCCATCGTGATGCAGATGCAGCCGTTCATCGATCGGGCGGATTGGCGAGGTCTTGCCGAACGGGATCTGGCGTTTCACACCGCCCTGGTTGCGGCGACCCGCAACAGCCGGATGTCGCGGATGTACGCCACGCTCGCTGCGGAGGCGCGTATCTGCATGGCCAACCTCGAAACCGCGTACTACCGGCCCGAGGCGTTGGTGGAGGAACATCAGCTGATCGTCGACTTGTTGCTCGGTTCGGATTGGGACGCACTGGAAAAGGGCGTACACGAGCACATGGACACCGCCATCCACGACCTGACCCGTGCCATGGTCGAGGAACAGGCCGAACACTCGGCGCTGGCCACGCCGGGATAG
- a CDS encoding Xaa-Pro peptidase family protein, whose protein sequence is MTFNDEEYAARLVAVRDRMAAQNLTALIVTDPANLYYLLGYNALSFYTPQMLYVPLDGEMYFFAREMDANGAFRTSWLPQDRTFGYPETFVQRRDTHPFVWVAAKLRELGLVNNFEHGQVGLEMDSYYFSPKAFEALVKALPEYRFTDSYELINWVRVVKSPAEIALMRGAATVCESAMSAAYQSISVGERQCDAAAAIMNAQVRGTPEFGGDHPAIVPMLPTGAGADTPHLTWSHQPFVRGETTVVELAGVFRRYHIPMARTIVLGKPSPRLDYLAKSTGEALNDVLATVRAGVTATDLAQVWNTSLAKHGLHKPSRIGYSIGIAYAPDWGERTVSLRTDDETVLAENMTFHIIGGMWMDDYGYEVSEAVRVTENGLETFTAYPRELLTKE, encoded by the coding sequence ATCACGTTCAACGACGAGGAGTACGCGGCCCGCCTCGTTGCCGTCCGCGATCGGATGGCAGCGCAGAACCTCACGGCTCTGATCGTCACCGATCCCGCAAATCTCTACTACCTGCTGGGGTACAACGCGCTCTCGTTCTACACCCCGCAGATGCTCTACGTACCGCTCGACGGCGAGATGTACTTCTTCGCTCGCGAGATGGACGCCAACGGCGCGTTTCGCACGTCGTGGCTTCCGCAGGATCGGACGTTCGGCTACCCCGAGACTTTCGTGCAGCGCAGAGACACTCACCCATTCGTCTGGGTCGCCGCGAAGCTGCGTGAACTGGGACTGGTGAACAACTTCGAGCACGGCCAGGTGGGTCTCGAGATGGACTCGTACTACTTCAGTCCCAAGGCATTCGAGGCACTGGTCAAGGCACTGCCCGAGTACCGCTTCACCGACTCCTACGAGCTCATCAACTGGGTACGTGTGGTCAAGTCGCCTGCGGAGATCGCCCTGATGCGCGGTGCCGCGACGGTCTGCGAGTCGGCGATGTCGGCTGCGTACCAGTCGATCTCGGTCGGTGAACGGCAGTGCGACGCCGCCGCGGCCATCATGAACGCACAGGTTCGCGGCACCCCGGAGTTCGGCGGCGACCACCCGGCCATCGTCCCGATGCTGCCTACCGGTGCCGGAGCCGACACCCCACATCTGACCTGGTCGCATCAACCCTTCGTGCGGGGCGAGACCACCGTCGTCGAACTGGCCGGAGTGTTTCGGCGATACCACATCCCGATGGCCCGGACGATCGTGCTCGGAAAGCCGAGCCCACGTTTGGATTACCTCGCCAAGTCCACCGGGGAAGCATTGAACGACGTGCTCGCGACCGTGCGGGCAGGCGTCACCGCCACCGACCTGGCGCAGGTATGGAACACGAGCTTGGCCAAGCACGGACTGCACAAGCCGTCGCGCATCGGCTACTCGATCGGCATCGCCTACGCACCCGACTGGGGTGAGCGCACCGTGAGCCTGCGAACCGACGACGAAACGGTACTTGCCGAGAACATGACCTTCCACATCATCGGCGGAATGTGGATGGACGACTACGGATACGAGGTATCCGAGGCCGTTCGCGTCACCGAGAACGGCCTCGAGACCTTCACCGCATACCCCCGAGAACTACTGACGAAGGAGTGA
- a CDS encoding PLP-dependent aminotransferase family protein, translating into MSMTASTRGRSAGSTPATKGRSAGSTPATKGRSAGSTPATQGRSASSIPWALRTDKLVGSVIDSSTSLLAAQKHDIVRFAMGSPAAETVPAAAFTEIAGSVLTADAFDYGATEGDPGLLDALLSYLDSVGEPTTEDRVVITSGGMQGLDIACKLLVDPGDLVIVESPTYTNGTATVLSYGGDILEAPMDSDGLIVEALPELVERAGRLPKMIYVIPNFQNPSGVTMSLERRKLLIELAHRWGSVILDDDPYGLLRFSGDPIPSFGTLSPNDPLIFSVRTFSKMIAPGLRVGWVDAAPEARQLIVNAKQAMDTCTNLPGQRMVAEYIRRGLLDEHLRSLASVYLPRKIAMQNSIAEHFGESMSTTDPEGGFFLWATLRGNDVDFSTQDLFETALAEGVAYIPGPALSVGGKFHDSLRLCFASSTPERIEEGIRRLAVAVEKSKHLLASDPTR; encoded by the coding sequence GTGAGCATGACCGCATCTACTCGAGGTCGTTCCGCAGGCTCCACTCCTGCCACAAAGGGTCGTTCCGCAGGCTCCACTCCTGCCACAAAGGGTCGTTCCGCAGGCTCCACTCCTGCCACCCAGGGTCGCTCCGCAAGCAGCATTCCCTGGGCCCTCCGCACCGACAAGCTGGTGGGCTCGGTGATCGACTCGTCGACATCGCTTCTCGCTGCACAGAAGCACGACATCGTTCGATTCGCCATGGGATCTCCTGCAGCCGAGACGGTTCCGGCCGCTGCGTTCACAGAGATAGCCGGCAGCGTACTCACCGCGGACGCGTTCGATTACGGTGCTACCGAGGGTGATCCGGGCCTGCTCGACGCGTTGCTCTCCTACCTCGACTCGGTGGGAGAACCCACGACCGAGGATCGGGTGGTGATCACCTCCGGCGGAATGCAGGGTCTCGACATCGCCTGCAAGTTGCTCGTCGATCCGGGCGACCTGGTGATCGTCGAAAGTCCCACGTACACCAACGGAACCGCCACCGTGCTCAGCTACGGAGGCGACATTCTCGAGGCCCCGATGGACAGTGACGGACTCATCGTCGAGGCGTTGCCCGAACTCGTCGAGCGCGCGGGTCGCCTGCCCAAGATGATCTACGTGATCCCCAACTTCCAGAACCCGTCCGGCGTGACCATGTCGCTCGAACGCCGAAAGCTGTTGATCGAACTGGCACATCGGTGGGGCTCGGTGATTCTCGACGACGATCCCTATGGCCTGCTCCGCTTCTCGGGTGATCCGATTCCCAGTTTCGGCACGCTCAGTCCGAACGATCCGTTGATCTTCTCGGTACGGACCTTTTCCAAGATGATCGCTCCCGGCCTGCGAGTGGGGTGGGTGGACGCCGCGCCCGAGGCGCGGCAGTTGATCGTCAACGCCAAACAGGCCATGGACACGTGCACCAACTTGCCCGGTCAGCGGATGGTGGCCGAGTACATCCGGCGCGGCCTGCTCGACGAGCATCTTCGATCGTTGGCCTCGGTGTACCTGCCCCGCAAGATCGCGATGCAGAACAGTATCGCCGAGCACTTCGGCGAGTCGATGTCGACGACGGATCCCGAGGGAGGTTTCTTTCTCTGGGCGACGTTGCGCGGCAACGATGTCGACTTCTCGACGCAGGACCTGTTCGAGACGGCACTGGCCGAGGGCGTGGCCTACATACCCGGGCCGGCGTTGTCGGTGGGCGGAAAGTTCCACGATTCGTTGCGGTTGTGCTTCGCCTCCTCGACACCCGAACGCATCGAGGAGGGAATCAGAAGGCTCGCCGTGGCAGTGGAGAAGTCCAAGCACCTGCTCGCCTCCGATCCCACCCGATGA
- a CDS encoding M20 family metallopeptidase, whose amino-acid sequence MTVSNTERALLDSIDEYEIVSLTAALIDAGGENPGDTEEKSAKVLADHCRALGFDVRTVEVAPGRPNVIVSIGSDERPGVLFVGHSDVVPAGTGWTTDPFSAVVRDGRIVGRGACDMKGGLAAVVAAMNAVHRAGLADVHPMTLACLVDEEDTGLGIRAFVADPPPRNYSHCVVAEPTDLVTIVGCRGAANLEIEVSGRSAHAGQPRNGANAIAAAARIIAIIEESQIELDENPDAELGPATWNVGTISGGTGTSMVADRCVLTVDRRLLPGEKAADVVGDLRSRIEAAHVTGSGIDVTIDVAMEMPGFLTSVNDGLVGTAVQSVLDARSETVTDIWTASCDGGFVAQQMGIGTVVLGPGEIENQAHRPDESVAVQQLTDSARAYALIATRIGALAGL is encoded by the coding sequence ATGACCGTCTCGAATACCGAACGCGCTCTGCTCGATTCGATCGACGAGTACGAGATCGTCTCGCTGACGGCAGCATTGATCGACGCCGGCGGCGAGAACCCCGGCGACACCGAGGAGAAATCCGCGAAAGTCCTTGCCGATCACTGTCGTGCATTGGGATTCGACGTTCGGACGGTCGAAGTGGCTCCGGGTCGGCCCAACGTCATCGTGTCGATCGGATCCGACGAGCGGCCGGGAGTGCTGTTCGTCGGGCACTCGGACGTGGTTCCCGCCGGGACGGGCTGGACCACCGACCCCTTCTCCGCCGTGGTTCGAGACGGCCGAATTGTCGGTCGCGGCGCGTGCGACATGAAGGGCGGCCTCGCCGCCGTCGTGGCTGCGATGAACGCGGTGCACCGAGCCGGTCTCGCCGACGTACACCCGATGACGTTGGCGTGTCTGGTCGACGAGGAGGACACCGGTCTCGGCATCCGAGCGTTCGTGGCCGATCCACCTCCGCGGAACTACAGCCACTGCGTGGTGGCCGAGCCGACGGATCTGGTGACCATTGTCGGGTGCCGAGGTGCCGCGAATCTGGAGATCGAGGTGAGTGGCCGTTCAGCACATGCGGGACAACCTCGCAACGGTGCCAACGCCATAGCGGCTGCAGCGCGCATCATCGCGATCATCGAGGAGTCGCAGATCGAGCTGGACGAGAACCCGGACGCCGAGTTGGGGCCCGCCACCTGGAACGTGGGAACCATATCCGGTGGGACGGGGACCTCGATGGTCGCCGATCGTTGCGTACTCACCGTCGATCGCCGTCTACTGCCGGGCGAGAAGGCGGCCGATGTCGTCGGTGACCTGCGATCACGCATCGAGGCCGCGCACGTCACCGGATCCGGTATCGACGTGACGATCGACGTCGCGATGGAGATGCCGGGCTTCTTGACCAGCGTGAACGACGGATTGGTCGGTACCGCAGTGCAATCGGTTCTCGACGCTCGATCCGAAACTGTCACCGACATCTGGACTGCATCCTGTGACGGGGGTTTCGTCGCGCAACAGATGGGTATAGGCACCGTCGTGCTCGGTCCGGGGGAGATCGAAAACCAGGCACATCGGCCGGACGAATCGGTGGCCGTGCAGCAATTGACCGACAGCGCAAGGGCGTACGCGTTGATAGCCACCAGAATCGGTGCGCTAGCTGGTCTTTAG